A region of Arabidopsis thaliana chromosome 5, partial sequence DNA encodes the following proteins:
- the ARC6 gene encoding Chaperone DnaJ-domain superfamily protein (ACCUMULATION AND REPLICATION OF CHLOROPLASTS 6 (ARC6); FUNCTIONS IN: protein binding; INVOLVED IN: protein folding, chloroplast fission, chloroplast organization; LOCATED IN: chloroplast, chloroplast inner membrane, chloroplast envelope; EXPRESSED IN: 22 plant structures; EXPRESSED DURING: 13 growth stages; CONTAINS InterPro DOMAIN/s: Heat shock protein DnaJ, N-terminal (InterPro:IPR001623); BEST Arabidopsis thaliana protein match is: paralog of ARC6 (TAIR:AT3G19180.2); Has 1807 Blast hits to 1807 proteins in 277 species: Archae - 0; Bacteria - 0; Metazoa - 736; Fungi - 347; Plants - 385; Viruses - 0; Other Eukaryotes - 339 (source: NCBI BLink).) — MEALSHVGIGLSPFQLCRLPPATTKLRRSHNTSTTICSASKWADRLLSDFNFTSDSSSSSFATATTTATLVSPPPSIDRPERHVPIPIDFYQVLGAQTHFLTDGIRRAFEARVSKPPQFGFSDDALISRRQILQAACETLSNPRSRREYNEGLLDDEEATVITDVPWDKVPGALCVLQEGGETEIVLRVGEALLKERLPKSFKQDVVLVMALAFLDVSRDAMALDPPDFITGYEFVEEALKLLQEEGASSLAPDLRAQIDETLEEITPRYVLELLGLPLGDDYAAKRLNGLSGVRNILWSVGGGGASALVGGLTREKFMNEAFLRMTAAEQVDLFVATPSNIPAESFEVYEVALALVAQAFIGKKPHLLQDADKQFQQLQQAKVMAMEIPAMLYDTRNNWEIDFGLERGLCALLIGKVDECRMWLGLDSEDSQYRNPAIVEFVLENSNRDDNDDLPGLCKLLETWLAGVVFPRFRDTKDKKFKLGDYYDDPMVLSYLERVEVVQGSPLAAAAAMARIGAEHVKASAMQALQKVFPSRYTDRNSAEPKDVQETVFSVDPVGNNVGRDGEPGVFIAEAVRPSENFETNDYAIRAGVSESSVDETTVEMSVADMLKEASVKILAAGVAIGLISLFSQKYFLKSSSSFQRKDMVSSMESDVATIGSVRADDSEALPRMDARTAENIVSKWQKIKSLAFGPDHRIEMLPEVLDGRMLKIWTDRAAETAQLGLVYDYTLLKLSVDSVTVSADGTRALVEATLEESACLSDLVHPENNATDVRTYTTRYEVFWSKSGWKITEGSVLAS; from the exons ATGGAAGCTCTGAGTCACGTCGGCATTGGTCTCTCCCCATTCCAATTATGCCGATTACCACCGGCGACGACAAAGCTCCGACGTAGCCACAACACCTCTACAACTATCTGCTCCGCCAGCAAATGGGCCGACCGTCTTCTCTCCGACTTCAATTTCACCTCCgattcctcctcctcctccttcgccaccgccaccaccaccgccactCTCGTCTCTCCGCCACCATCTATTGATCGTCCCGAACGCCACGTCCCCATCCCCATTGATTTCTACCAGGTATTAGGAGCTCAAACACATTTCTTAACCGATGGAATCAGAAGAGCATTCGAAGCTAGGGTTTCGAAACCGCCGCAATTCGGTTTCAGCGACGACGCTTTAATCAGCCGGAGACAGATTCTTCAAGCTGCTTGCGAAACTCTGTCTAATCCTCGGTCTAGAAGAGAGTACAATGAAGGTcttcttgatgatgaagaagctacAGTCATCACTGATGTTCCTTGGGATAAG GTTCCTGGTGCTCTCTGTGTATTGCAAGAAGGTGGTGAGACTGAGATAGTTCTTCGGGTTGGTGAGGCTCTGCTTAAGGAGAGGTTGCCTAAGTCGTTTAAGCAAGATGTGGTTTTAGTTATGGCGCTTGCGTTTCTCGATGTCTCGAGGGATGCTATGGCATTGGATCCACCTGATTTTATAACTGGTTATGAGTTTGTTGAGGAAGCTTTGAAGCTTTTACAG GAGGAAGGAGCAAGTAGCCTTGCACCGGATTTACGTGCACAAATTGATGAGACTTTGGAAGAGATCACTCCGCGTTATGTCTTGGAGCTACTTGGCTTACCGCTTGGTGATGATTACGCTGCGAAAAGACTAAATGGTTTAAGCGGTGTGCGGAATATTTTGTGGTCTGTTGGAGGAGGTGGAGCATCAGCTCTTGTTGGGGGTTTGACCCGTGAGAAGTTTATGAATGAGGCGTTTTTACGAATGACAGCTGCTGAGCAG GTTGATCTTTTTGTAGCTACCCCAAGCAATATTCCAGCAGAGTCATTTGAAGTTTACGAAGTTGCACTTGCTCTTGTGGCTCAAGCTTTTATTGGTAAGAAGCCACACCTTTTACAGGATGCTGATAAGCAATTCCAGCAACTTCAGCAGGCTAAGGTAATGGCTATGGAGATTCCTGCGATGTTGTATGATACACGGAATAATTGGGAGATAGACTTCGGTCTAGAAAGGGGACTCTGTGCACTGCTTATAGGCAAAGTTGATGAATGCCGTATGTGGTTGGGCTTAGACAGTGAGGATTCACAATATAGGAATCCAGCTATTGTGGAGTTTGTTTTGGAGAATTCAAATCGTGATGACAATGATGATCTCCCTGGACTATGCAAATTGTTGGAAACCTGGTTGGCAGGGGTTGTCTTTCCTAGGTTCAGAGACAccaaagataaaaaatttaaactcgGGGACTACTATGATGATCCTATGGTTTTGAGTTACTTGGAAAGAGTGGAGGTAGTTCAGGGTTCTCCTTTAGCTGCTGCTGCAGCTATGGCAAGGATTGGAGCCGAGCATGTGAAAGCTAGTGCTATGCAGGCACTGCAGAAAGTTTTTCCTTCCCGCTATACAGATAGAAACTCGGCTGAACCCAAGGATGTGCAAGAGACAGTGTTTAGTGTAGATCCTGTTGGTAACAATGTAGGCCGTGATGGTGAGCCTGGTGTCTTTATTGCAGAAGCTGTAAGACCCTCTGAAAACTTTGAAACTAATGATTATGCAATTCGAGCTGGGGTCTCAGAGAGTAGCGTTGATGAAACTACTGTTGAAATGTCCGTTGCTGATATGTTAAAGGAGGCAAGTGTGAAGATCCTAGCTGCTGGTGTGGCAATTGGACTGATTTCACTGTTCAGCCAGAAGTATTTTCTTAAAAGCAGCTCATCTTTTCAACGCAAGGATATGGTTTCTTCTATGGAATCTGATGTCGCTACCATAG GGTCAGTCAGAGCTGACGATTCAGAAGCACTTCCCAGAATGGATGCTAGGACTGCAGAGAATATAGTATCCAAGTGGCAGAAGATTAAGTCTCTGGCTTTTGGGCCTGATCACCGCATAGAAATGTTACCAGAG GTTTTGGATGGGCGAATGCTGAAGATTTGGACTGACAGAGCAGCTGAAACTGCGCAGCTTGGGTTGGTTTATGATTATACACTGTTGAAACTATCTGTTGACAGTGTGACAGTCTCAGCAGATGGAACCCGTGCTCTGGTGGAAGCAACTCTGGAGGAGTCTGCTTGTCTATCTGATTTGGTTCATCCAGAAAACAATGCTACTGATGTCAGAACCTACACAACAAGATACGAAGTTTTCTGGTCCAAGTCAGGGTGGAAAATCACTGAAGGCTCTGTTCTTGCATCATAA
- the ARC6 gene encoding Chaperone DnaJ-domain superfamily protein has product MEALSHVGIGLSPFQLCRLPPATTKLRRSHNTSTTICSASKWADRLLSDFNFTSDSSSSSFATATTTATLVSPPPSIDRPERHVPIPIDFYQVLGAQTHFLTDGIRRAFEARVSKPPQFGFSDDALISRRQILQAACETLSNPRSRREYNEGLLDDEEATVITDVPWDKVPGALCVLQEGGETEIVLRVGEALLKERLPKSFKQDVVLVMALAFLDVSRDAMALDPPDFITGYEFVEEALKLLQEEGASSLAPDLRAQIDETLEEITPRYVLELLGLPLGDDYAAKRLNGLSGVRNILWSVGGGGASALVGGLTREKFMNEAFLRMTAAEQVDLFVATPSNIPAESFEVYEVALALVAQAFIGKKPHLLQDADKQFQQLQQAKVMAMEIPAMLYDTRNNWEIDFGLERGLCALLIGKVDECRMWLGLDSEDSQYRNPAIVEFVLENSNRDDNDDLPGLCKLLETWLAGVVFPRFRDTKDKKFKLGDYYDDPMVLSYLERVEVVQGSPLAAAAAMARIGAEHVKASAMQALQKVFPSRYTDRNSAEPKDVQETVFSVDPVGNNVGRDGEPGVFIAEAVRPSENFETNDYAIRAGVSESSVDETTVEMSVADMLKEASVKILAAGVAIGLISLFSQKYFLKSSSSFQRKDMVSSMESDVATIGSVRADDSEALPRMDARTAENIVSKWQKIKSLAFGPDHRIEMLPEVRE; this is encoded by the exons ATGGAAGCTCTGAGTCACGTCGGCATTGGTCTCTCCCCATTCCAATTATGCCGATTACCACCGGCGACGACAAAGCTCCGACGTAGCCACAACACCTCTACAACTATCTGCTCCGCCAGCAAATGGGCCGACCGTCTTCTCTCCGACTTCAATTTCACCTCCgattcctcctcctcctccttcgccaccgccaccaccaccgccactCTCGTCTCTCCGCCACCATCTATTGATCGTCCCGAACGCCACGTCCCCATCCCCATTGATTTCTACCAGGTATTAGGAGCTCAAACACATTTCTTAACCGATGGAATCAGAAGAGCATTCGAAGCTAGGGTTTCGAAACCGCCGCAATTCGGTTTCAGCGACGACGCTTTAATCAGCCGGAGACAGATTCTTCAAGCTGCTTGCGAAACTCTGTCTAATCCTCGGTCTAGAAGAGAGTACAATGAAGGTcttcttgatgatgaagaagctacAGTCATCACTGATGTTCCTTGGGATAAG GTTCCTGGTGCTCTCTGTGTATTGCAAGAAGGTGGTGAGACTGAGATAGTTCTTCGGGTTGGTGAGGCTCTGCTTAAGGAGAGGTTGCCTAAGTCGTTTAAGCAAGATGTGGTTTTAGTTATGGCGCTTGCGTTTCTCGATGTCTCGAGGGATGCTATGGCATTGGATCCACCTGATTTTATAACTGGTTATGAGTTTGTTGAGGAAGCTTTGAAGCTTTTACAG GAGGAAGGAGCAAGTAGCCTTGCACCGGATTTACGTGCACAAATTGATGAGACTTTGGAAGAGATCACTCCGCGTTATGTCTTGGAGCTACTTGGCTTACCGCTTGGTGATGATTACGCTGCGAAAAGACTAAATGGTTTAAGCGGTGTGCGGAATATTTTGTGGTCTGTTGGAGGAGGTGGAGCATCAGCTCTTGTTGGGGGTTTGACCCGTGAGAAGTTTATGAATGAGGCGTTTTTACGAATGACAGCTGCTGAGCAG GTTGATCTTTTTGTAGCTACCCCAAGCAATATTCCAGCAGAGTCATTTGAAGTTTACGAAGTTGCACTTGCTCTTGTGGCTCAAGCTTTTATTGGTAAGAAGCCACACCTTTTACAGGATGCTGATAAGCAATTCCAGCAACTTCAGCAGGCTAAGGTAATGGCTATGGAGATTCCTGCGATGTTGTATGATACACGGAATAATTGGGAGATAGACTTCGGTCTAGAAAGGGGACTCTGTGCACTGCTTATAGGCAAAGTTGATGAATGCCGTATGTGGTTGGGCTTAGACAGTGAGGATTCACAATATAGGAATCCAGCTATTGTGGAGTTTGTTTTGGAGAATTCAAATCGTGATGACAATGATGATCTCCCTGGACTATGCAAATTGTTGGAAACCTGGTTGGCAGGGGTTGTCTTTCCTAGGTTCAGAGACAccaaagataaaaaatttaaactcgGGGACTACTATGATGATCCTATGGTTTTGAGTTACTTGGAAAGAGTGGAGGTAGTTCAGGGTTCTCCTTTAGCTGCTGCTGCAGCTATGGCAAGGATTGGAGCCGAGCATGTGAAAGCTAGTGCTATGCAGGCACTGCAGAAAGTTTTTCCTTCCCGCTATACAGATAGAAACTCGGCTGAACCCAAGGATGTGCAAGAGACAGTGTTTAGTGTAGATCCTGTTGGTAACAATGTAGGCCGTGATGGTGAGCCTGGTGTCTTTATTGCAGAAGCTGTAAGACCCTCTGAAAACTTTGAAACTAATGATTATGCAATTCGAGCTGGGGTCTCAGAGAGTAGCGTTGATGAAACTACTGTTGAAATGTCCGTTGCTGATATGTTAAAGGAGGCAAGTGTGAAGATCCTAGCTGCTGGTGTGGCAATTGGACTGATTTCACTGTTCAGCCAGAAGTATTTTCTTAAAAGCAGCTCATCTTTTCAACGCAAGGATATGGTTTCTTCTATGGAATCTGATGTCGCTACCATAG GGTCAGTCAGAGCTGACGATTCAGAAGCACTTCCCAGAATGGATGCTAGGACTGCAGAGAATATAGTATCCAAGTGGCAGAAGATTAAGTCTCTGGCTTTTGGGCCTGATCACCGCATAGAAATGTTACCAGAGGTGAGGGAATAA
- a CDS encoding ATP binding microtubule motor family protein translates to MASGGKGEKILVSVRVRPQNEKEKARNDICDWECVNNTTIVCNNNLPERSLFPSTYTFDKVFGFDSPTKQVYEDGAKEVALCVLGGINSSIFAYGQTSSGKTYTMCGITKFAMDDIFCYIQKHTDRKFTLKFSAIEIYNEAVRDLLSGDNNQRRLLDDPERGTVVEKLIEETIQDRTHLEELLTVCETQRKIGETSLNEVSSRSHQILRLTIESTGREYSPDSSSTLAASVCFIDLAGSERASQTLSAGTRLKEGCHINRSLLTLGTVIRKLRFDPCDIAQSQVENLLKSTAEERSSRMDEQSMFSSMDFDADFRRRSYDSTDLGEPSIINNLTERNFEFLENSEEDDFLLDDKTPQFSRHNLYDDWEELVQITDERLEDACKEVRCIEPEAEQSSGQPAACESHDSLDDIVDKIAISEVLSPRKEETLPGLEHEQSYNPSTGIEKAENEDMEISIPAAKEETLPALEYEQSYNSYTGNERAENEVMEISTPRKDEPLSALEYEQSYNSSTSNEKAENEDMEISTPAEKENVDLSLKTIDVNAKPETYELTLKNSDLEIGPSVEAQESQESVNEEEQMKNEERKMSPSTKQAEQCLNKEENAQSEQQSTEDCELNSLPINNQSEATVEVELTPNDAKLDEDATSRDKWESKQQQEADKDCNESSVCKNIGTDDNDNDTYMALKEKVKEMQKKIEYLMSMHTAEQQQSPSFRRDFKSPPEYFTAKRSRSCRENLLSVRSPHWFESLEVSNNTSPTWRVMQTKASPGRPNTSSISFDSGSSTSIDTRSLKDYDPEMGNSFREFVAGLEEMAKKHHSIDSTPELDYGIPYAPTKTERMEIRPESPADSVRGNENALPNPQDINKETTDATNNQSQREQVEEAKPKETDSTEASQEKLQVAANGQYSISSSDFERQQRKIIELWAACNVPLVHRTYFFLLFKGDPSDYVYMEVELRRLSFLKQTISNDMETSRMQTVKALTREKEWISKQLPKKFPWNQRIGLYQKWGVEVNSKQRSLQVAHKLWTNTQDMDHIKESASLVAKLLGFVEPSRMPKEMFGLSLLPRTENVKSSGWRFTKSFSAIRLTR, encoded by the exons ATGGCGAGTGGCGGAAAGGGGGAGAAGATATTGGTTTCGGTAAGGGTAAGGCCGCAGAACGAGAAAGAGAAGGCGAGGAATGATATATGTGATTGGGAATGTGTAAACAACACAACAATAGTATGCAATAACAATTTGCCTGAGAGGTCTCTCTTCCCCTCTACCTATACATTTG acaaagtgtttggatTTGATTCTCCCACGAAACAAGTCTATGAAGATGGAGCGAAGGAGGTTGCTCTTTGTGTTCTCGGCGGAATCAACT CAAGTATTTTCGCATATGGACAGACAAGCAGTGGGAAGACGTATACAATGTGTGGCATCACTAAATTTGCAATGGATGACAttttttgttacattcaaAAG cATACGGACCGCAAATTTACCCTCAAATTCTCTGCGATTGAGATCTACAATGAAGCTGTGAGGGATCTCCTAAGTGGGGATAATAATCAACGGAGGCTCCTCGATGATCCAGAG AGAGGAACCGTCGTTGAGAAACTTATTGAGGAGACCATCCAAGACAGAACACATCTAGAGGAACTTCTTACAGTCTGTGAAA CTCAGAGGAAGATTGGAGAGACCTCCCTGAATGAAGTTAGCTCTAGATCACATCAAATACTCCGGCTG ACAATCGAAAGCACTGGTCGAGAATATTCTCCGGATAGCTCAAGCACTCTTGCAGCGTCCGTG TGCTTCATTGATCTGGCTGGAAGTGAACGTGCTTCTCAGACTTTATCTGCTGGTACAAGATTGAAAGAAGGTTGTCATATAAACAGGAGTTTACTTACTCTTGGAACGGTCATCCGCAAACTAAGGTTCGATCCATGTGATATAGCTCAATCTCAGGTGGAGAATTTACTTAAATCAACAGCAGAAGAGCGGTCTTCTAGGATGGATGAACAATCCATGTTTAGCTCCATGGATTTTGATGCTGATttccgaagaagaagctatgaTTCAACAGATCTTGGAGAACCTAGTATCATCAATAACTTAACCGAGAGGAACTTTGAGTTTTTGGAAAattctgaagaagatgatttccTGCTAGATGATAAGACCCCTCAATTTTCGAGGCATAACCTGTATGATGACTGGGAAGAGTTGGTTCAAATAACCGACGAAAGACTGGAAGATGCATGCAAAGAAGTTAGATGCATTGAACCTGAAGCTGAGCAGAGTAGTGGACAACCAGCAGCATGCGAAAGCCATGACTCATTAGACGACATTGTTGATAAGATAGCTATCTCTGAGGTTCTCTCACCtagaaaggaagaaactttacCAGGTCTGGAACACGAACAAAGCTATAACCCTTCTACAGGTATTGAGAAAGCCGAGAATGAAGACATGGAGATTAGCATACCTGCagcaaaggaagaaactttacCAGCTCTAGAATACGAACAAAGCTATAACTCTTATACAGGTAATGAGAGAGCCGAGAATGAAGTCATGGAGATTAGCACACCTAGAAAGGACGAACCATTATCAGCTCTGGAATACGAACAAAGCTATAACTCTTCTACAAGTAATGAGAAAGCCGAGAATGAAGATATGGAGATTAGCACACCTgcagaaaaggaaaatgttGACTTATCTTTAAAAACAATAGATGTGAATGCTAAGCCTGAGACCTATGAGCTAACTCTAAAGAACTCGGATTTGGAGATAGGCCCATCAGTTGAAGCTCAAGAATCACAGGAATCTGTGAATGAAGAGGAACAAATGAAGAATGAAGAGAGGAAAATGAGTCCTTCCACAAAGCAAGCTGAGCAATGcttaaataaagaagaaaatgctCAGTCAGAACAGCAATCAACGGAAGACTGTGAATTGAATTCACTCCCTATTAATAACCAATCAGAAGCAACAGTCGAAGTGGAGTTAACACCCAACGATGCTAAGTTAGATGAGGATGCGACATCTAGAGATAAGTGGGAGAGCAAACAGCAACAAGAGGCTGATAAAGATTGTAACGAATCATCTGTCTGCAAAAATATTGGGACAGATGATAATGACAACGACACTTACATGgctttgaaagaaaaagttaaggAGATGCAGAAGAAAATTGAATACCTTATGAGCATGCACACAgcagaacaacaacaatcaccCTCCTTCAGAAGAGATTTCAAGAGTCCTCCAGAATATTTTACTGCCAAAAGAAGCCGAAGTTGCAGAGAAAATCTCTTGAGTGTTAGATCTCCTCATTGGTTTGAGAGTTTGGAAGTTAGTAACAATACATCACCTACCTGGAGGGTTATGCAGACAAAAGCTTCTCCTGGAAGACCCAACACTTCGAGCATTTCCTTTGATTCAGGGAGTTCTACCTCCATTGATACGCGTAGCCTGAAAGACTATGATCCTGAGATGGGCAATAGCTTCCGTGAATTTGTAGCAGGGCTTGAGGAAATGGCAAAGAAGCATCACTCAATTGACTCGACACCGGAGCTAGATTATGGGATTCCATACGCTCCCACAAAAACCGAAAGAATGGAGATCAGACCGGAAAGCCCTGCAGATAGCGTTAGAGGAAACGAGAATGCATTGCCAAATCCTCAGgatataaataaagaaaccaCAGATGCCACCAATAATCAGTCACAGAGAGAGCAG gtagaagaagcaaaacctAAGGAAACAGATTCCACAGAGGCTTCCCAGGAGAAACTACAGGTAGCTGCTAATGGACAATATTCAATCAGTTCTTCAGACTTTGAGAGACAGCAAAGGAAAATAATTGAGCTTTGGGCAGCATGCAATGTACCACTGGTTCACAGAACCTACTTCTTTTTGCTCTTCAAAGGTGATCCTTCAGACTATGTTTATATGGAAGTTGAACTTCGAAGGCTATCTTTTCTGAAGCAGACGATATCTAATGACATGGAAACATCAAG GATGCAAACAGTGAAGGCACTCACACGCGAGAAGGAATGGATTTCCAAACAATTACCAAAGAAGTTTCCATGGAACCAAAGAATAGGGCTTTACCAAAAATGGGGCGTGGAGGTGAACTCAAAGCAGAGAAGCCTGCAAGTGGCGCACAAGCTGTGGACCAACACCCAAGATATGGACCACATAAAAGAAAGTGCTTCTCTTGTGGCTAAGCTGCTTGGATTTGTTGAGCCAAGTCGAATGCCGAAGGAAATGTTTGGCCTCAGCTTGTTACCTAGAACCGAAAACGTAAAATCATCTGGCTGGAGATTTACCAAATCATTCTCTGCTATACGCTTGACCAGATGA